From Scatophagus argus isolate fScaArg1 chromosome 10, fScaArg1.pri, whole genome shotgun sequence, a single genomic window includes:
- the herc4 gene encoding probable E3 ubiquitin-protein ligase HERC4 isoform X1: MLCWGNASYGQLGLGGIDEEIVVEPRKCEFFHGKKVCDVGCGHRHTAFLLEDGTVYTCGCNDLGQLGHEKSRKKPEHVVALDAQIIVAVSCGDSHTLALNDKGQVFSWGLGSDGQLGLNNFDECVRVPRNIKSLSDVQIAQVACGYWHSHALSRGGQIFSWGQNQYGQLGLGINGQNISTPQIIQSLQGIPFTQISAGGAHSFALTLSGAVFGWGRNKFGQLGLNDTNDRSFPALLKSLRSQRVIYISCGEDHTAALTKEGGVFTFGAGGYGQLGHNCTNHEINPRKVFELMGNVVTQISCGRQHTLAFTPSSGKMYSFGLGGNGQLGTRTTCNRKSPAPIKETFMTSNSPVDKDMEQDCCIKRIYAGGDQSFAHYFTANLQNTEDMRIQDSHRKICTLNENIIQKWLNHSPGRLPQDISNEIDLLFSSASCLNGSFLSTSHPDHYSTSSKCSGVDMNMARLLFHRVVQQDHPEIAQQIAASLEKNLLPRLSNSPPDIEALRLYLTLPECPLFSDRNNFVTIAIPFAKSVISLKEAPLKVLGNWWSTLEPTAFQRLVELYKEVVVYLLQMHKVGIPSVEQAIFTCFLDTSFRLLEILHTVSERAGHIIQYDKFYIHELDDLIDIRNDYVTWIQRQMYPSVSLLPVSVLLCDIYLSFDIGVTHLFVSLYPQGHNGVVTLCRYPFVFDAQAKTTLLQTDAVIQMQMAVDQAQMQNFSSMFLPAVESVNPCLILIVRRENIVGDTMEVLRKSKNVDYKKPLKVIFVGEEAVDAGGVRKEFFLLIMKELLDPKYGMFRYYEESRLIWFSNKTFEDIDLFNLIGVICGLAIYNLTIVELNFPVALYKKLLKRKPTLDDLKELMPDVGRSLQMLLDYTEDDLEETFCLNFTITEENYGATEVLELVPNGEDISVNKSNRQEFVNAYVDYVFNTSVAPLFECFYAGFHKVCGGKVLELFQPNELQAMVIGNTNYDWTELQKSTEYKGEYWTDHPTIKLFWEVFHELALEKKKQFLLFLTGSDRIPILGMKSLKLVIQPTGGGEHYLPVAHTCFNLLDLPKYTSRETLREKLLQAIDHNQGFNLA; this comes from the exons ATGCTGTGCTGGGGAAATGCTTCCTACGGACAGTTAGGTTTGGGTGGAATTGATGAAGAGATTGTGGTAGAGCCACGAAAATGTGAATTCTTTCATGGGAAGAAAGTGTGTGATGTGGGgtgtggacacagacacacagccttCTTGCTGGAGGATGGGACAGTGTATACCTGTGGCTGCAATGACCTAGGGCAGCTGGGCCATGAGAAGTCCAGAAAGAAACCAG AACATGTTGTGGCTCTGGATGCACAGATCATTGTGGCAGTGTCATGTGGAGACTCCCACACACTTGCCTTGAATGACAAAGGGCAGGTGTTCTCATGGGGTCTTGGCTCAGACGGGCAGTTGGGCCTAAACAACTTTGACGAATGTGTTCGTGTGCCTAG AAACATCAAGAGTTTGTCAGATGTACAAATTGCTCAGGTAGCCTGTGGATATTGGCATTCCCATGCACTTTCAAGAG GTGGCCAAATCTTTTCCTGGGGCCAGAATCAATATGGGCAACTTGGTCTTGGAATAAATGGACAGAACATTTCCACACCCCAAATCATTCAGTCTCTGCAGGGCATTCCGTTTACCCAGATCTCAGCAGGTGGTGCTCACAGCTTTGCCCTCACTCTCTCTGGAGCAGTGTTTGGTTGGGGACGGAACAAGTTTGGTCAGCTGGGTCTTAATGACACCAATG ATCGGTCTTTCCCAGCCCTCCTGAAGTCCCTTAGGTCACAGAGAGTGATTTACATCTCCTGTGGAGAAGATCACACTGCTGCGCTAACCAAG gAAGGAGGTGTGTTTACATTTGGCGCTGGGGGATACGGACAACTTGGGCATAACTGTACAAACCATGAAATCAACCCTCGGAAAGTGTTTGAgctcatgggaaatgtagtgaCACAGATTTCCTGTGGAAG GCAGCACACACTCGCTTTCACGCCCTCCTCTGGAAAGATGTACTCATTTGGGCTCGGTGGTAACGGCCAGCTTGGTACTCGCACCACTTGCAACAGGAAAAGTCCCGCCCCCATCAAAGAGACCTTCATGACCTCCAATTCTCCGGTGGATAAAG ACATGGAGCAGGATTGTTGTATCAAGAGGATTTATGCTGGAGGAGACCAGAGTTTTGCTCACTATTTCACTGCCAAT CTCCAGAACACAGAGGACATGAGAATACAAGATTCTCACCGCAAGATTTGCACCTTAAATGAGAACATCATACAAAAATGGCTGAATCACTCACCAGGAAGACTTCCGCAAGATATCTCCAA TGAGATTGACCTCCTGTTTTCCTCGGCAAGCTGCCTCAATGGATCATTTCTGTCAACGAG TCATCCAGATCACTACAGTACCAGCAGCAAATGTTCAGGGGTGGATATGAACATGGCTCGCCTGCTCTTTCACAGAGTGGTTCAACAGGATCACCCTGAGATCGCTCAGCAG aTTGCTGCTAGTTTGGAGAAGAACCTACTTCCCAGACTAAGCAACTCCCCTCCTGACATCGAAGCCCTGAGACTCTACCTCACTCTCCCAGAGTGCCCCCTCTTCAGTGACAGAAATAATTTTGTGACCATTGCCATCCCATTTGCCAAGTCAGTCATCAGCTTGAAAGAGGCTCCACTGAAGGTGCTCG GAAACTGGTGGTCTACGTTAGAGCCCACAGCCTTCCAGCGGCTGGTCGAGTTGTACAAGGAGGTGGTGGTATATCTGCTTCAGATGCACAAGGTGGGAATTCCTTCAGTGGAGCAGGCAATTTTCACGTGTTTCCTGGACACGTCCTTCCGACTGCTGGAGATCCTGCACACa GTGAGTGAGAGGGCAGGACACATCATTCAGTACGATAAATTCTACATCCATGAGTTGGATGACCTGATAGACATCAGAAACGACTATGTCACATGGATTCAGAGGCAGATGTACCCATCGGTGAGTCTGTTGCCAGTGTCAGTTTTactttgtgacatttatttatcttttgaCATCGGTGTGacccatttgtttgtttctctgtatcCTCAGGGCCATAATGGTGTGGTGACTCTGTGCAGGTATCCCTTTGTATTTGATGCCCAAGCGAAGACCACACTACTTCAGACTGATGCTGTCATACAGATGCAG ATGGCAGTGGACCAAGCACAGATGCAAAACTTCAGCTCCATGTTTTTGCCAGCAGTGGAATCAGTCAACCCGTGCCTCATCCTCATCGTTCGGAGAGAAAATATTGTTGGAGACACCATGGAAGTCCTCAGGAAGTCCAAGAATGTTGATTACAAGAAACCGCTCAAG GTGATTTTCGTGGGAGAGGAGGCAGTTGATGCTGGAGGCGTGAGAAAGGAGTTCTTCCTCCTGATCATGAAAGAGTTGCTGGATCCCAAATATGGGATGTTTCGTTACTATGAGGAGTCCAGGCTCATCTGGTTTTCAAACAAG ACCTTTGAGGACATTGACTTGTTCAACCTCATTGGGGTCATCTGTGGTCTGGCCATCTACAATCTCACTATAGTGGAGCTCAACTTCCCTGTGGCCCTTTACAAGAAGCTTCTGAAGAGGAAGCCAACACTAGATGACCTGAAAGAGCTAATGCCAGATGTGGGAAG GAGTCTCCAGATGTTACTGGACTACACAGAGGATGACCTTGAGGAAACATTCTGCTTGAACTTCACG ATCACAGAGGAAAACTATGGTGCCACAGAGGTCTTGGAATTGGTACCTAACGGTGAAGACATCAGTGTCAATAAATCAAACAG GCAGGAATTTGTCAATGCATATGTAGACTACGTTTTCAACACATCAGTGGCCCCACTGTTTGAGTGCTTCTATGCAGGCTTCCACAAAGTGTGTGGTGGAAAAGTTCTTGAGCTCTTCCAGCCAAATGAACTGCAAGCCATGGTCATTGGAAACACCAACTACGACTGGACAGAGCTCCAAAAG AGTACTGAATATAAGGGGGAGTACTGGACAGACCATCCCACCATCAAGCTCTTCTGGGAGGTGTTCCATGAACTTGCtttagagaagaaaaaacagtttctGT tgttTCTCACAGGAAGTGACCGCATACCAATCTTGGGCATGAAAAGCCTGAAGCTCGTGATCCAGCCCACCGGTGGAGGGGAGCATTACTTACCTGTTGCCCACACGTGCTTCAACCTGCTGGACCTGCCCAAGTACACAAGTCGAGAAACACTCAGAGAGAAGCTTCTACAGGCTATAGATCACAATCAAGGCTTTAATCTTgcgtga